The window AATAAGCAGCTCACAACAAATGATAGGATAAAGCACATGGCATATTGGCTTATGAAGTCTAATCCCCGTTTTTTTGGGATTGATGACTTACAACGTATGGGCACAGAGAGCTGGGATGGTGTGCGTAATTACCGCGCCCGTAACTTTATGCGTGATGATATGAAAGTCGGCGATAAGGTATTTTTTTATCATTCAAGTGCCAAGCCCTCTGGGGTTGCGGGCATTATGACCATCAGTAAAGCGGGCTACCGTTCCAAAAATATTACTCAAATCTCACTAAATATATCTAACTAGCTAGATTTAAAATTTTCTTTCTGCTTCAATGCCATGCGCTACCTCTCGTTTGAGACTTAGACTGACTACGACTCCACAGACTTTTTTAATTGGCGATGGAACTCACCGACCAATGAGCGGGGTTATGCGACTGTTAAAATAACAGTCGCGTTATTTAAAATATTGATACTGGCGTTGAGATCGCGGTCATGTTTGGACTGACACTCAGGACACGTCCATTCGCGCATCTTTAGTGTTAATTCATCTTTGCCAAGGATGTGATTGCAGTTTGAGCAAGTCTTTGAGCTTGGGTAAAAACGACCGACTGACTTCACAACCTTGCCTTGCTCATTGGCTTTATAGATAAGCTGACGCTTAAATTCAAAGAAACCCAAATCACTAATGGCGCGTGACAGCTTTCTATTTTTAACCATGCCTTTGACATTAAGACTTTCAATCGCAATCACATCAAACTCTCTGACCAAGCTAGAGGTTATTTTGTGCAACGAATCCTGCCTGATACCTCTGATCTTATAATGCAAACGAGAGAGCTTGGTTTTCGCCTTTTCTCTGTTTTTACTGCCTTTTTTAGTGCGACTCAGGTTTTTATTGAGTGTTCTTAATTTGCTTAAATATTTAGCTAAGGGCTTAGGTGCTTTAATTTTGGTGCCGTCTGATAAAACTAATAAATCGGTAATACCAAGGTCGATACCAACGCTTTTACCTGTCTTGATAATCTTTTTAACCCTGTGGTCTAAATCAACTGCAACGCTGACAAACCATTTCCCGCCGCGCTTAGAGATGGTGGCCGCCATTATTTTACCGTCAAACCGTAAAGCCTCTTTCATGCGCACCCAGCCTAAATTAGGGATGCGAATGGATTTACCTTTAATGGCAAATTGGTCGTTAGAGAGACTGAATCTATCGTCTTTACCACGCTTGCGCGTGACGGGGTATTCAGCCAGCCCTTTAAAGAAGTTGTTATAAGCATCGCCCAGTTGCATGATTGCGGCTTGCGGGGCACATTTTGTCACTTCCGTCATCCACGGGAATAGCTCACGTTTAATGGCGTTCAATTCGCGTCTGAGCTTGGCTTGTAAGGGTCTGTTTAGATTTTTGGAATCAATCTCAATACCAGCCAATAAACAGGCGTCACGGTAGGCCTTGTCCTCTCTATATTGACGTTGCCACTCATGCAAGGCCCAGTTGTAAGCTTTCCGCGCCACACCGCAAGCACGGGCAAAATGGTTCGCCTGTACGTTGTTTGGTTTGAGTTCGATGATATGACCACGGATCATAATACTTGTTTAACCGCCTCTATTAGTTTTTGATTTTTCTTGCTGCGAGAACCGTAGAGCCTCGCTGAAAATACAGTGATAATCTCTAATACATCTTGGGCTAATTCTTGCTCAAAACTAAGTTCCTCGCCTTGATTGATAATGACCACCTTAACATCACGCGCCTCACATAGCATAAACACCAATTCAGCACCAAAGCGTAAAAGTCTGTCTTTGTGGGTGATTACCAGTCGCTCGACTTTGTTGTCAAGAATGTCGTCAAGCAGGGTTTTTAAGCCTTTCTTCTTATAGTTCATACCACTACCAAAATCGGTGATTGTCTCGAAACGCCAACCTTGTTTGGCACAATAAAGTTCCAA of the Psychrobacter sp. LV10R520-6 genome contains:
- a CDS encoding IS607 family transposase encodes the protein MGKLVSIGEAAKHFGVAQSTLRRWDEDGTLVAKRTENGHRRYDLNEVRPHPLNTPPKLDRKTIAYARVSSRDQKDDLQRQAQVLELYCAKQGWRFETITDFGSGMNYKKKGLKTLLDDILDNKVERLVITHKDRLLRFGAELVFMLCEARDVKVVIINQGEELSFEQELAQDVLEIITVFSARLYGSRSKKNQKLIEAVKQVL
- a CDS encoding EVE domain-containing protein; this encodes MAYWLMKSNPRFFGIDDLQRMGTESWDGVRNYRARNFMRDDMKVGDKVFFYHSSAKPSGVAGIMTISKAGYRSKNITQISLNISN
- a CDS encoding RNA-guided endonuclease InsQ/TnpB family protein: MIRGHIIELKPNNVQANHFARACGVARKAYNWALHEWQRQYREDKAYRDACLLAGIEIDSKNLNRPLQAKLRRELNAIKRELFPWMTEVTKCAPQAAIMQLGDAYNNFFKGLAEYPVTRKRGKDDRFSLSNDQFAIKGKSIRIPNLGWVRMKEALRFDGKIMAATISKRGGKWFVSVAVDLDHRVKKIIKTGKSVGIDLGITDLLVLSDGTKIKAPKPLAKYLSKLRTLNKNLSRTKKGSKNREKAKTKLSRLHYKIRGIRQDSLHKITSSLVREFDVIAIESLNVKGMVKNRKLSRAISDLGFFEFKRQLIYKANEQGKVVKSVGRFYPSSKTCSNCNHILGKDELTLKMREWTCPECQSKHDRDLNASINILNNATVILTVA